A single genomic interval of Cucumis sativus cultivar 9930 chromosome 7, Cucumber_9930_V3, whole genome shotgun sequence harbors:
- the LOC101219679 gene encoding NADH dehydrogenase [ubiquinone] iron-sulfur protein 8-B, mitochondrial, whose product MAAILARKSLLALRARQLAVSGQALQGSPFHGLQSTHLYSTSKDDEEREQLAKEISKDWSSIFERSINTLFLTEMVRGLSLTLKYFFEKKVTINYPFEKGPLSPRFRGEHALRRYPTGEERCIACKLCEAICPAQAITIEAEEREDGSRRTTRYDIDMTKCIYCGFCQEACPVDAIVEGPNFEFATETHEELLYDKEKLLENGDRWETEIAENLRSESLYR is encoded by the exons ATGGCTGCGATCTTAGCTCGGAAATCCCTTCTCGCTCTTCGTGCTCGTCAGCTT GCTGTCTCCGGGCAAGCACTGCAAGGTTCTCCTTTTCATGGTCTCCAGTCAACACACTTGTACAGTACCAGCAAAG ATGATGAAGAAAGAGAGCAGCTTGCCAAGGAGATCTCGAAGGATTGGAGttcta tttttgagcGTAGCATAAACACACTATTTCTCACTGAGATGGTCCGGGGTCTGTCACTGACTCTTAAATACttctttgagaaaaaagtCACT ATCAATTACCCATTTGAGAAAGGCCCCCTAAGTCCTCGTTTTCGAGGTGAGCATGCCCTCCGACGATATCCAACTGGAGAAGAACGATGCATTGCATGCAAACTTTGTGAAGCT ATTTGTCCTGCTCAAGCAATCACAATTGAGGCTGAGGAACGGGAAGATGGTAGCCGTAGGACCACAAG GTACGACATTGATATGACCAAATGCATCTACTGTGGGTTCTGTCAAGAGGCATGCCCTGTTGACGCCATTGTTGAAGGACCAAACTTTGAGTTTGCTACAGAGACTCACGAG GAGCTTCTCTATGACAAAGAAAAGTTGCTCGAGAACGGAGACCGGTGGGAGACTGAGATTGCAGAGAATCTTAGATCTGAAAGCCTCTATCGCTGA
- the LOC101220316 gene encoding transcription termination factor MTERF2, chloroplastic, producing the protein MLSSSSLYSNPCPQFPPLHCCLPNPLSNVFHFTSTRKPIATVASAELRPHNPTEKPSTDFSDHIRPEPRKHNSKSASLLNHYLSSGESPNPQNPEPPLPEDERVKLLELSLVRKRTPQFPGSIYVQSPSDFDVGSSLPPLQSLFRNRGDEFCAEDDRKMIRRALEIRRKVTSEIFKEAMGKGKFGITYTNNLLEWLSEFIDFVMIQAASMKQSPEFAHLSFNVRAKTVIEDSNVVPLIRWLKHNSLSYPQIGKLICMSRGKLESIRRLVEWLKGIHVKGGYLGLTLTKAGGNILERSNEELDEIVDYLESNGVRMVWMGFVISRCPYLLSYNMEELKTRVEFFLNMGMNDKDFGTMVFDFPKVLGQYTFEDMNQKVNYLKEFGLENEDVGKLLAYKPQLMNCSIEDKWKPLVKYFYYLGISKDGLKRMLTIKPVVFCLDLETIIVPKVQFFKDVGVRDDGISNMLVKFPSLLTFSLYKKIRPVVIFLMTKAGVREKDVGKVIALGPELFGYSIVHKLEVNLKYYLSLGIYTRNLGEMITDFPMLLRYNIDILRPKYQYLRRTMVRPLQDLIDFPRFFSYSLEGRIIPRHQVLVENRININLRSMLACTDEEFKNKVADIVEKRQRFESGNIDGSLSIPHATNDSINSSGLDDFLSENKE; encoded by the exons ATgttatcttcttcatctttgtACTCAAACCCATGTCCCCAATTCCCTCCTCTTCATTGCTGCCTTCCAAATCCTCTCTCCAATGTCTTCCACTTCACTTCCACCCGCAAACCCATCGCCACTGTCGCCTCTGCCGAGCTCCGCCCCCACAATCCGACAGAAAAACCATCCACCGATTTCTCCGATCACATTCGTCCCGAACCCCGCAAACACAACTCCAAATCCGCCTCCCTTCTCAACCACTACCTATCTTCCGGCGAATCCCCTAATCCACAAAACCCAGAACCCCCTTTGCCTGAAGACGAGCGAGTGAAGCTTCTTGAGCTCTCGCTTGTGAGAAAACGAACCCCTCAATTTCCTGGATCCATTTATGTTCAATCCCCTAGTGATTTCGATGTGGGTTCTTCTCTTCCCCCCCTGCAATCCCTGTTTCGAAATCGAGGGGATGAGTTTTGTGCTGAAGATGACCGGAAGATGATTAGGAGGGCTCTTGAGATTCGCCGGAAGGTGACCTCTGAGATCTTTAAAGAGGCGATGGGGAAGGGGAAATTTGGAATCACTTATACCAACAATTTGCTTGAGTGGTTGTCTGAGTTCATTGATTTTGTGATGATTCAAGCTGCGTCCATGAAACAGTCCCCTGAATTTGCTCATCTATCGTTCAATGTTCGTGCCAAGACCGTCATTGAAGATTCGAATGTTGTGCCACTTATCAG GTGGTTGAAGCATAACTCATTGTCATATCCCCAGATAGGAAAGCTCATCTGCATGTCAAGGGGAAAGCTTGAATCTATTAGACGCCTTGTGGAATGGCTGAAAGGAATTCATGTGAAGGGGGGATATCTTGGACTCACACTCACGAAAGCTGGAGGGAATATATTGGAACGCAGCAATGAGGAATTAGATGAGATCGTGGACTACTTGGAGAGTAATGGAGTTAGAATGGTTTGGATGGGCTTTGTCATTAGTCGATGCCCTTACTTGTTGTCTTACAACATGGAAGAACTGAAAACTCGTGTGGAGTTCTTCTTGAATATGGGAATGAATGACAAAGACTTTGGCACAATGGTCTTTGATTTCCCCAAGGTTCTTGGTCAGTATACTTTTGAAGATATGAACCAAAAG GTCAACTATTTGAAGGAGTTTGGCCTTGAGAATGAGGATGTTGGCAAACTACTAGCGTACAAACCACAATTGATGAATTGTAGCATTGAGGATAAATGGAAGCCCCTTGTTAAGTACTTCTACTATCTTGGAATTTCCAAAGATGGCTTGAAGAGGATGCTTACAATCAAGCCAGTGGTTTTCTGCCTTGATCTGGAGACAATCATTGTGCCAAag GTGCAATTCTTCAAAGACGTAGGAGTTCGAGATGACGGGATTAGTAACATGCTTGTGAAATTTCCATCATTATTGACATTCAGCTTGTACAAGAAAATTCGTCCTGTT GTCATATTCTTGATGACCAAAGCAGGAGTCAGGGAGAAAGATGTCGGGAAAGTAATAGCTTTGGGACCAGAGCTTTTTGGCTATAGCATAGTGCATAAGCTTGAGGTCAATCTAAAGTATTATCTGTCTCTCGGCATTTATACTCGGAATCTAGGAGAAATGATTACTGATTTTCCTATGCTGCTCCGATATAATATCGACATTCTTCGACCAAAGTATCAATATTTGCGGAGAACCATGGTTCGACCTTTGCAAGATCTTATAGACTTTCCAAG GTTTTTCAGCTATTCTCTGGAGGGGCGTATCATTCCAAGGCATCAAGTTCTAGTTGAGAATCGTATAAACATCAATTTACGTTCCATGTTAGCTTGCACAGATGAAGAGTTTAAGAACAAGGTTGCAGATATAGTGGAAAAACGCCAAAGATTTGAATCTGGTAACATCGATGGTTCTCTCTCCATTCCTCATGCAACTAACGATTCTATCAACTCGAGTGGACTTGATGACTTTTTGAgtgaaaataaagaatga